A stretch of Anaeromyxobacter dehalogenans 2CP-1 DNA encodes these proteins:
- a CDS encoding LPS biosynthesis protein, producing MTPDFPRLTDGSSYDGGSSPGPKVTPLDWLRLTVRAARRRKVVAIAVFSCAFALSLAFAATRKPVYRVYTTILAQRSSALPSAARAMFEDLPTRSAWEIIHRRENLVAIVKETHLAAGASGTVEPDLRTRVKRALGIGRASTPMDPLDRLVLVLDKELEVSTEEGTITIKLDWPDPRQAHAVVQAALQNFLESRHVQEVTAIDEIISVLRGRAAVLRKNLDEVMADVQHRRPPPTRSTAAPVAAGPSEELVRLQSLLASKQRAIEDLENFRRRRIAEVEAQLQQALNALSEVHPTVIGLRQELAAASRESPQIGTLREEERKLRAQVVDRAAREGTTPSAAALSAPLVASDTTRTGDDPRVVEARAQYEQMNQRLGAAQVELEAARAAFKYRYNVVWPPQVPQSPSGNSRLEIALAGLLFSLALGLAVAAAPDIVRGRIMQRWQVERSLELPVLGEMRRDR from the coding sequence ATGACGCCCGATTTTCCACGACTGACCGACGGGTCGAGCTACGACGGCGGCTCATCGCCGGGGCCGAAGGTCACCCCGCTCGACTGGCTGAGGCTCACGGTGCGCGCGGCACGGCGCCGGAAGGTCGTCGCGATCGCGGTGTTCTCGTGCGCCTTCGCGCTCAGCCTGGCGTTCGCGGCGACGCGGAAGCCCGTATACCGCGTCTACACGACCATCCTGGCCCAGCGCTCCAGCGCGCTTCCCTCGGCCGCACGCGCGATGTTCGAGGACCTCCCCACCCGATCCGCGTGGGAGATCATCCACCGCCGCGAGAACCTGGTGGCGATCGTGAAGGAGACGCACCTCGCCGCGGGCGCGTCCGGCACCGTGGAACCCGACCTGCGCACGCGCGTCAAGCGCGCCCTGGGGATCGGACGCGCCTCGACGCCGATGGACCCGCTGGACCGGCTGGTGCTCGTGCTCGACAAGGAGCTCGAGGTCAGCACCGAGGAAGGAACCATCACGATCAAGCTCGACTGGCCCGACCCGCGACAGGCCCACGCGGTGGTCCAGGCCGCGCTGCAGAACTTCCTCGAGTCCCGTCACGTGCAGGAGGTGACGGCCATCGACGAGATCATCTCCGTCCTGCGCGGGCGCGCCGCGGTCCTCCGGAAGAACCTCGACGAGGTCATGGCCGACGTGCAGCACCGGCGCCCGCCGCCGACCCGCTCCACGGCGGCCCCGGTCGCCGCCGGCCCCAGCGAGGAGCTGGTGCGCCTGCAATCGCTGCTCGCCTCGAAGCAGCGGGCCATCGAGGATCTGGAGAACTTCCGCCGCAGGCGCATCGCCGAGGTGGAGGCACAGCTCCAGCAGGCGCTGAACGCGCTGTCGGAGGTCCATCCCACCGTCATCGGCCTTCGCCAGGAGCTCGCCGCGGCCTCGCGCGAGTCGCCGCAGATCGGGACCCTCCGCGAAGAGGAACGGAAGCTCCGGGCGCAGGTCGTCGATCGAGCGGCGCGTGAGGGGACGACCCCGAGCGCGGCGGCGCTCTCCGCGCCGCTGGTGGCCTCGGACACCACGCGAACCGGCGACGACCCGCGGGTCGTCGAGGCCCGCGCCCAGTACGAGCAGATGAACCAGCGCCTCGGCGCGGCGCAGGTGGAGCTCGAGGCGGCGCGCGCCGCGTTCAAGTACCGGTACAACGTGGTCTGGCCGCCGCAGGTCCCGCAGTCGCCGTCCGGCAACAGCCGCCTCGAGATCGCGCTGGCCGGGCTGCTCTTCTCGCTCGCGCTCGGCCTCGCGGTGGCGGCGGCCCCGGACATCGTCCGCGGGCGCATCATGCAGCGCTGGCAGGTGGAGCGGAGCCTGGAGCTCCCCGTACTCGGCGAGATGCGTCGTGACCGTTGA
- a CDS encoding acyltransferase family protein — MANPSIARPPRAGAPEHGAGSCSLAGGLAIGRDAGIEALRGLAVLLMVAGHVIGVDAECGLQVEPDSGWRRAYYTLAPVRMPLFTAISGFVYGLHPAVRQHWRRFASGKLRRLLVPLVVVGGAFVVARAIVPGTNGGDSVPGLPWLLIVPYAHFWYLYALAWVFALVGALDAFGWIARRWQLALLLAGALALKASGLLETPILGISHAQYLLPYFVLGLGIQRFSLGRGWRAAGALIAIGTIAVAVHQRHWAGVPWPSELTRYAVSTTIGLAAVTLALVHRVACAALAMLGPFSYGIYLMHVFGTAGSRIVLQRAGVDDLVVLAVVGLAAGIALPVAVELAIARNRYLVLFVLGRRPARGRPAGGPLRLAPVPAWRGPARAAPATDRRSPPARTRAPRGRALPR, encoded by the coding sequence ATGGCGAACCCGTCAATCGCGCGACCCCCACGCGCAGGCGCTCCCGAGCACGGCGCTGGCTCGTGCTCGCTCGCGGGCGGCCTGGCCATCGGGAGGGACGCGGGGATCGAGGCGCTCCGCGGCCTGGCCGTGCTGTTGATGGTGGCGGGACACGTCATCGGCGTGGACGCCGAGTGCGGGCTGCAGGTCGAGCCCGACTCCGGATGGCGGCGCGCCTACTACACGCTGGCCCCGGTCCGGATGCCGCTGTTCACGGCCATCTCGGGGTTCGTGTACGGGCTCCATCCCGCGGTGCGGCAGCACTGGCGGCGGTTCGCGTCCGGAAAGCTCCGGAGGCTGCTCGTGCCGCTCGTCGTGGTCGGCGGTGCGTTCGTCGTCGCGCGAGCGATCGTCCCCGGCACGAACGGCGGCGACTCGGTGCCGGGCCTGCCCTGGCTGCTGATCGTGCCGTATGCGCACTTCTGGTATCTCTACGCGCTCGCCTGGGTGTTCGCGCTCGTGGGGGCGCTGGACGCCTTCGGCTGGATCGCGCGGCGCTGGCAGCTCGCGCTGCTGCTCGCGGGCGCGCTCGCGCTGAAGGCCTCGGGGCTGCTCGAGACGCCCATCCTGGGCATCTCCCACGCGCAGTACTTGCTGCCGTACTTCGTCCTGGGGCTCGGGATCCAGCGCTTCTCCCTCGGTCGCGGCTGGCGGGCGGCGGGGGCGCTGATCGCGATCGGGACGATCGCCGTGGCGGTCCATCAACGCCACTGGGCCGGCGTGCCGTGGCCGAGCGAGCTCACGCGCTATGCCGTCAGCACGACCATCGGGCTCGCGGCGGTGACGCTCGCCCTGGTCCATCGCGTCGCGTGTGCCGCCCTCGCGATGCTGGGCCCGTTCTCGTACGGCATCTACTTGATGCACGTGTTCGGCACCGCGGGGAGCCGGATCGTCCTGCAGCGCGCCGGGGTGGACGATCTCGTCGTCCTGGCCGTGGTGGGGCTGGCCGCGGGGATCGCGCTGCCGGTCGCGGTCGAGCTCGCGATCGCGCGCAACCGCTACCTCGTCCTGTTCGTGCTCGGGCGCAGGCCGGCTCGGGGCCGCCCAGCAGGCGGCCCGCTCAGGCTCGCGCCGGTGCCGGCGTGGCGCGGACCGGCGCGAGCTGCTCCAGCAACCGATCGACGTTCGCCGCCAGCCCGAACTCGTGCACCACGTGGTCGAGCGCTGCCTCGGTGA
- a CDS encoding glycosyltransferase, which translates to MPPEDEIVVAYLAPELPALSATFVYEELLALERRGIRVIPVSVRAPAAVASGQEELARRTHVLYGGRPWAALGAGTIEALRSGRRGLRALRWLLHDLRAVGPLRPASWKLVYQWLAGARLGSLLRRSGCTHLHVHFAHVPAQIGMYASAFAEVPFTVTAHANDIFERGILLREKAARARKVLTISRHNVAFLRSRGVPEEHLAVVRCGVSLAARRDLPRFDRRGHYRVGSLGRLVDKKGMDDLVRAAARLGGGAWTLELSIAGDGPERASLERLARDLGVQDRVRFEGALPHGSVARWLRSLDVFVLACKPDARGDMDGIPVVLMEAMSQRVPVISTRLSGIPELVVSGETGLLAPPGDPPALAEEISRMLEEPELRARLTEAALDHVVHEFGLAANVDRLLEQLAPVRATPAPARA; encoded by the coding sequence GTGCCACCCGAGGACGAGATCGTCGTCGCCTATCTCGCGCCCGAGCTCCCGGCCCTCTCCGCCACGTTCGTGTACGAGGAGCTGCTCGCCCTGGAGCGGCGGGGCATCCGGGTGATCCCGGTGAGCGTGCGCGCGCCCGCGGCCGTGGCGTCGGGCCAGGAGGAGCTCGCGCGGCGCACCCACGTGCTGTATGGCGGCCGCCCGTGGGCGGCGCTCGGCGCCGGCACGATCGAGGCGCTGAGATCGGGGCGCCGCGGCCTGAGGGCGCTCCGGTGGCTGCTCCATGATCTTCGCGCGGTGGGACCGCTCCGCCCCGCGTCCTGGAAGCTCGTCTACCAGTGGCTCGCCGGGGCGCGGCTCGGGAGCTTGCTGCGACGCTCGGGCTGTACCCACCTGCACGTCCACTTCGCCCACGTCCCGGCGCAGATCGGGATGTACGCGTCCGCGTTCGCCGAGGTCCCGTTCACGGTGACGGCGCACGCGAACGACATCTTCGAGCGTGGGATCCTGCTCCGCGAGAAGGCCGCGCGGGCGCGGAAGGTCCTGACCATCTCCCGGCACAACGTGGCGTTCCTGCGGTCCCGCGGGGTGCCGGAGGAGCACCTCGCGGTCGTGCGGTGCGGCGTGAGCCTCGCCGCGCGCCGCGACCTCCCACGGTTCGATCGGCGCGGCCACTACCGCGTCGGATCGCTCGGCCGGCTCGTCGACAAGAAGGGCATGGACGACCTCGTGCGGGCGGCGGCACGGCTCGGCGGCGGGGCCTGGACGCTCGAGCTGAGCATCGCGGGCGACGGCCCCGAGCGCGCGTCGCTCGAGCGCCTGGCGAGGGACCTGGGGGTGCAGGACCGGGTCCGCTTCGAGGGAGCCCTCCCGCATGGCTCCGTCGCGCGCTGGCTGCGATCGCTGGACGTCTTCGTCCTGGCGTGCAAGCCGGACGCGCGCGGCGACATGGATGGCATCCCGGTCGTGCTGATGGAGGCGATGTCGCAGCGGGTCCCGGTGATCTCCACTCGCCTGTCCGGGATCCCCGAGCTGGTGGTGAGCGGGGAGACCGGCCTGCTCGCTCCGCCGGGCGATCCCCCTGCGCTGGCCGAGGAGATCAGCCGGATGCTCGAGGAACCGGAGCTCCGTGCACGGCTCACCGAGGCAGCGCTCGACCACGTGGTGCACGAGTTCGGGCTGGCGGCGAACGTCGATCGGTTGCTGGAGCAGCTCGCGCCGGTCCGCGCCACGCCGGCACCGGCGCGAGCCTGA
- the gltA gene encoding NADPH-dependent glutamate synthase, with amino-acid sequence MYSILRREAFSDVTFLWEVHAPDVAASAQPGHFVMLRLHEGSERIPLTVADFDREKGTITMVIQALGKTTREMMTNYKAGDTFDDFVGPLGLPQHIDNAGHVVLVGGGLGVAPVYPQLRAFKEAGCRTTGIIGFRNKDLVFWEKKFGKYCDDLIVCTDDGSYGKPGFVTQALKEVCEQDKPDLAIAIGPLPMMNACVETTRPFGVKTMVSLNAIMVDGTGMCGSCRVTVGKDVKFACVDGPDFDGHQVDFKELLARQRRFKSQESRANEDYAHVCNLEKQLFEEEKRNYKKLKELVPTQTKMPERDHVERARNFKEVNLGYSLQDALGEAERCIQCAKPTCIAGCPVQIDIPRFIRHVVVRDLEGALEVINEASIFPSVCGRVCPQETQCEAQCIIAKKMESVGIGRLERFVGDNARPKPVVPPRFDKKLGKVAVCGSGPAGLAAAADLVKFGCDVTVYEALHVVGGVLRYGIPSFRLPRDIIDREVNKLVEMGVKIETNKVIGKTFTVPQLLNDKGFDAVFLGVGAGAPQFLGIPGEFAGQVYSANEFLTRVNLMGGDKFPFLDTPISLGKSVVVIGAGNTAMDCLRVAKRLGAPTVRCVYRRSEAEAPARIEELRHAKEEGIDFFFLHTPVEIYTDAEGSVRGMKVEEMELGAPDDKGRRKPMSTGRFKDLECDTVIYALGTKANPIITQSTPGLGLNKWGNIAADDGKLESTQATTLPGVFAGGDIVTGGATVILAMGAGRRAARSIATYLTNGKKWPLTQEEVAAFQPMAQLAAAPAAQAGLHTHAGAVAAGAETAVKTCPKCRRPIEGDEEYVCCGTAQLQWRCDDCGKVSEGFAFPYGMCPACGGKLQVTDPRKVEEAKALEAIRLAFEIELGGMAFYAKAAKDSKEPVLKALFEKFAGMEQEHMATLTRRYHAQAPSPTEGFKIERAALFAGLENRPDDPGNLFRIAIGFEQRAVKFFTERGAAAPEGSPEKQLYKELAAEEREHVDLLTTEYERWKQGKPGML; translated from the coding sequence ATGTACTCGATCCTTCGCCGCGAAGCGTTCTCCGACGTGACCTTCCTCTGGGAGGTCCACGCCCCCGATGTCGCCGCCTCCGCCCAGCCCGGGCACTTCGTCATGCTCCGGCTGCACGAAGGCTCCGAGCGCATCCCGCTCACGGTCGCCGACTTCGACCGGGAGAAGGGCACCATCACGATGGTCATCCAGGCGCTCGGCAAGACGACGCGCGAGATGATGACCAACTACAAGGCCGGGGACACGTTCGACGACTTCGTCGGCCCGCTCGGCCTGCCCCAGCACATCGACAACGCCGGCCACGTGGTGCTCGTCGGCGGCGGCCTGGGCGTCGCGCCGGTGTACCCGCAGCTCCGCGCCTTCAAGGAGGCCGGCTGCCGCACCACCGGCATCATCGGGTTCCGGAACAAGGACCTGGTGTTCTGGGAGAAGAAGTTCGGCAAGTACTGCGACGACCTCATCGTCTGCACCGACGACGGCTCCTACGGGAAGCCGGGCTTCGTGACGCAGGCGCTGAAGGAGGTCTGCGAGCAGGACAAGCCCGACCTCGCCATCGCCATCGGCCCGCTGCCGATGATGAACGCGTGCGTCGAGACCACCCGCCCGTTCGGCGTGAAGACCATGGTCTCGCTGAACGCGATCATGGTGGACGGGACCGGCATGTGCGGCTCCTGCCGCGTGACCGTGGGCAAGGACGTGAAGTTCGCCTGCGTGGACGGCCCGGACTTCGACGGCCATCAGGTGGACTTCAAGGAGCTCCTCGCGCGCCAGCGCCGCTTCAAGAGCCAGGAGTCTCGCGCGAACGAGGACTACGCGCACGTCTGCAACCTCGAGAAGCAGCTCTTCGAGGAGGAGAAGCGGAACTACAAGAAGCTGAAGGAGCTGGTCCCGACGCAGACGAAGATGCCGGAGCGCGACCACGTCGAGCGCGCCCGGAACTTCAAGGAGGTCAACCTGGGGTACTCGCTCCAGGACGCCCTCGGGGAGGCCGAGCGCTGCATCCAGTGCGCGAAGCCCACCTGCATCGCCGGCTGCCCGGTGCAGATCGACATCCCGCGCTTCATCCGCCACGTGGTGGTGCGCGACCTCGAGGGCGCCCTCGAGGTGATCAACGAGGCCTCGATCTTCCCGTCGGTCTGCGGCCGCGTCTGCCCGCAGGAGACGCAGTGCGAGGCGCAGTGCATCATCGCGAAGAAGATGGAGTCGGTCGGCATCGGCCGCCTCGAGCGCTTCGTCGGTGACAACGCCCGGCCGAAGCCGGTGGTCCCGCCCCGCTTCGACAAGAAGCTCGGCAAGGTGGCGGTGTGCGGCTCCGGCCCCGCCGGCCTCGCCGCCGCGGCCGACCTGGTGAAGTTCGGCTGCGACGTGACCGTGTACGAGGCGCTCCACGTGGTCGGCGGGGTGCTCCGCTACGGCATCCCGTCCTTCCGCCTGCCGCGCGACATCATCGACCGCGAGGTGAACAAGCTGGTCGAGATGGGCGTGAAGATCGAGACCAACAAGGTCATCGGCAAGACCTTCACCGTCCCGCAGCTGCTGAACGACAAGGGCTTCGACGCCGTGTTCCTGGGCGTCGGCGCCGGCGCGCCGCAGTTCCTCGGGATCCCGGGCGAGTTCGCGGGCCAGGTGTACTCGGCCAACGAGTTCCTCACCCGCGTGAACCTGATGGGCGGCGACAAGTTCCCGTTCCTCGACACCCCCATCTCGCTCGGCAAGAGCGTGGTGGTGATCGGCGCCGGCAACACCGCCATGGACTGCCTGCGCGTCGCCAAGCGGCTCGGCGCGCCGACCGTGCGCTGCGTCTACCGCCGCAGCGAGGCGGAGGCCCCGGCCCGCATCGAGGAGCTGCGGCACGCGAAGGAGGAGGGGATCGACTTCTTCTTCCTCCACACGCCGGTGGAGATCTACACCGACGCCGAGGGCAGCGTGCGCGGCATGAAGGTGGAGGAGATGGAGCTGGGCGCGCCCGACGACAAGGGCCGCCGCAAGCCCATGTCCACCGGGCGGTTCAAGGACCTCGAGTGCGACACCGTCATCTACGCGCTCGGGACCAAGGCGAACCCGATCATCACGCAGTCCACCCCCGGCCTCGGCCTCAACAAGTGGGGCAACATCGCGGCGGACGACGGGAAGCTCGAGTCCACCCAGGCCACCACGCTCCCGGGCGTGTTCGCCGGCGGTGACATCGTGACCGGCGGCGCCACCGTGATCCTGGCCATGGGCGCCGGCCGCCGCGCCGCGCGCTCCATCGCGACCTACCTGACGAACGGCAAGAAGTGGCCGCTCACGCAGGAGGAGGTGGCCGCGTTCCAGCCCATGGCGCAGCTCGCCGCCGCGCCGGCCGCGCAGGCCGGCCTCCACACGCACGCCGGCGCCGTCGCGGCCGGGGCGGAGACCGCGGTGAAGACCTGCCCGAAGTGCCGCCGGCCCATCGAGGGCGACGAGGAGTACGTCTGCTGCGGCACCGCGCAGCTGCAGTGGCGCTGCGACGACTGCGGCAAGGTGAGCGAGGGCTTCGCGTTCCCGTACGGCATGTGCCCGGCGTGCGGCGGCAAGCTCCAGGTCACCGACCCGCGCAAGGTCGAGGAGGCCAAGGCGCTCGAGGCCATTCGGCTCGCGTTCGAGATCGAGCTCGGCGGCATGGCGTTCTACGCGAAGGCGGCCAAGGACTCGAAGGAGCCGGTGCTGAAGGCGCTGTTCGAGAAGTTCGCCGGGATGGAGCAGGAGCACATGGCGACGCTGACGCGCCGCTACCACGCCCAGGCCCCGTCGCCGACGGAGGGCTTCAAGATCGAGCGCGCGGCGCTGTTCGCCGGCCTCGAGAACCGGCCCGACGATCCGGGCAACCTGTTCCGGATCGCGATCGGCTTCGAGCAGCGGGCGGTGAAGTTCTTCACCGAGCGCGGCGCCGCGGCGCCCGAGGGCTCTCCCGAGAAGCAGCTCTACAAGGAGCTCGCCGCCGAGGAGCGCGAGCACGTCGACCTGCTCACCACCGAGTACGAGCGGTGGAAGCAGGGCAAGCCCGGAATGCTGTAG
- a CDS encoding PilZ domain-containing protein codes for MSDADTIVNPRRAPRARVRCACRVSAPAGVLDAETEDLGPSGCQLRAAGAVARGEAVRLELSHPLLAAPVAIAGRVAWASAQAPWRLGVAFDVAELERAGRWYQALLASSSGIGPGRRLPDRIPLDATIWLGAPPRFVDLDRSEIAILRAVGDGASLRSVAGALGPRWPQARRALFSLLAHQYLTFARGGATRARDWERTLLQAEVALTPEAPAAMAAPAPAAAAPAAVGVPARAAVRAAGGAAAPGAPPARSPDFVGAGVGWRGAAGRPRPPEAAECLERARGELAEGRVHGAIALLRRALAVAPGDPEIAGVLGRLAFDGRRSA; via the coding sequence ATGAGCGACGCCGACACCATCGTCAACCCACGCCGCGCTCCCCGCGCCCGCGTCCGCTGCGCCTGCAGGGTGTCCGCGCCGGCCGGCGTGCTCGACGCGGAGACCGAGGACCTCGGCCCGAGCGGCTGCCAGCTCCGCGCGGCCGGCGCGGTGGCCCGCGGCGAGGCGGTGCGGCTCGAGCTCTCGCACCCGCTGCTCGCGGCGCCGGTCGCGATCGCCGGCCGGGTCGCGTGGGCGAGCGCGCAGGCGCCGTGGCGGCTGGGGGTCGCGTTCGACGTGGCGGAGCTCGAGCGGGCCGGCCGCTGGTACCAGGCGCTCCTCGCGTCCAGCTCCGGGATCGGCCCGGGGCGCCGCCTGCCGGATCGCATCCCGCTCGACGCGACGATCTGGCTGGGCGCGCCGCCGCGGTTCGTGGATCTCGACCGGAGCGAGATCGCCATCCTGCGCGCGGTGGGCGACGGCGCCTCGCTGCGCAGCGTCGCGGGCGCGCTCGGGCCGCGGTGGCCGCAGGCGCGCCGGGCGCTGTTCTCGCTCCTCGCGCACCAGTACCTCACCTTCGCGCGCGGCGGCGCGACGAGGGCGCGGGACTGGGAGCGGACCCTGCTGCAGGCGGAGGTGGCGCTCACGCCCGAGGCGCCGGCCGCGATGGCCGCACCCGCACCCGCGGCCGCCGCTCCGGCGGCGGTGGGCGTGCCGGCGCGCGCCGCGGTGCGCGCCGCCGGCGGCGCTGCGGCCCCCGGCGCTCCGCCGGCCCGCTCGCCGGACTTCGTGGGCGCAGGGGTGGGCTGGCGCGGCGCAGCCGGGCGTCCCCGGCCGCCCGAGGCGGCCGAGTGCCTGGAGCGCGCGCGGGGCGAGCTGGCCGAGGGCAGGGTGCACGGGGCCATCGCGCTCCTTCGGCGCGCCCTGGCGGTCGCGCCCGGAGATCCGGAGATCGCGGGCGTCCTCGGGCGGCTCGCGTTCGACGGCCGTCGCAGCGCCTGA
- a CDS encoding rhomboid family intramembrane serine protease codes for MHTDAPRPRDGLAARLRAAPGTVALAAADLAVFGWVAAHGSTTDPALLARMGALDHARVWDGEPWRLLTAAFLHVGPVHLVWNLAFGVPLCALVERAIGTRRFLAVYVASALGGSAASMLAAMPMSAGASGALFGVAGAMLALYRRAVGSWRAFLASRDIILNGILLVGFALAGLFLPIDGWAHAGGLATGAWLGWIASRPAPRRARAWLPPAAALGLAIALALRPDPRWAANRSELEAMHAALRDGDRTRARAVLDAARARGNDAAGLPYYEGLLLAQEGDLDGALERLRPLASAAQGPAGEEARRALAAVAKRLGVLLVVGDGRPPDPARGRALLDEACGAGDADACRLAADAAALDR; via the coding sequence ATGCACACGGACGCCCCACGCCCTCGGGACGGGCTCGCGGCCCGGCTGCGCGCCGCGCCCGGCACGGTGGCCCTCGCCGCCGCGGATCTCGCCGTCTTCGGGTGGGTGGCGGCCCATGGCTCCACGACCGACCCCGCGCTCCTCGCCCGAATGGGCGCGCTCGACCATGCGCGCGTGTGGGATGGCGAGCCCTGGCGCCTCCTCACCGCCGCGTTCCTGCACGTCGGCCCCGTTCACCTGGTGTGGAACCTGGCGTTCGGGGTGCCGCTCTGCGCGCTGGTGGAGCGGGCCATCGGCACCCGCCGCTTCCTCGCCGTGTACGTGGCGAGCGCGCTGGGCGGCTCCGCCGCCTCGATGCTGGCCGCGATGCCGATGTCGGCGGGCGCCTCGGGGGCGCTGTTCGGCGTCGCCGGCGCCATGCTGGCGCTGTACCGGCGCGCGGTGGGGTCCTGGCGCGCGTTCCTCGCCTCGCGCGACATCATCCTGAACGGGATCCTGCTCGTCGGGTTCGCGCTGGCGGGGCTGTTCCTGCCCATCGACGGGTGGGCGCACGCCGGCGGGCTCGCCACCGGCGCTTGGCTCGGCTGGATCGCCTCGCGCCCGGCGCCCCGTCGAGCCCGGGCCTGGCTCCCGCCCGCCGCCGCGCTCGGCCTCGCGATCGCGCTGGCGCTGCGACCCGATCCCCGGTGGGCGGCGAACCGCAGCGAGCTGGAGGCGATGCACGCCGCGCTGCGCGACGGCGACCGCACGCGGGCGCGCGCGGTGCTGGACGCCGCGCGCGCCCGCGGCAACGACGCCGCCGGGCTGCCGTACTACGAGGGGCTGCTGCTCGCGCAGGAGGGGGATCTCGACGGTGCGCTGGAGCGGCTGCGGCCGCTCGCGTCCGCCGCGCAGGGTCCGGCGGGCGAGGAGGCGCGGAGGGCGCTCGCCGCGGTGGCGAAGCGCCTGGGCGTGCTGCTCGTGGTCGGCGACGGGCGCCCGCCCGATCCGGCGCGCGGCCGGGCGCTGCTCGACGAGGCCTGTGGCGCCGGGGACGCGGACGCCTGCCGGCTCGCCGCCGACGCCGCCGCGCTGGATCGGTGA
- a CDS encoding sigma factor translates to MELDARVAALLSTGDAATAATEVLRALGPGVRRYLASVLRDDDDAADAYARFEESLWRALPAFRGEAALRTWALRIAWSAARHVRAEAWHRHRTRLRTHDASVLQQTQGASAARHEDRRRKLELLRRALSDEEQSMLALRVDQELPWPEIARVLSPDGRPLDVAVLQKRFERLRARLARLARREGLLD, encoded by the coding sequence GTGGAGCTCGACGCGCGGGTGGCGGCGCTGCTGTCGACGGGAGACGCGGCGACGGCCGCGACCGAGGTGCTGCGCGCGCTCGGCCCCGGTGTCCGGCGCTACCTGGCCTCCGTGCTCCGCGACGACGACGACGCCGCCGACGCGTACGCGCGCTTCGAGGAGTCTCTGTGGCGCGCGCTGCCGGCCTTTCGCGGCGAGGCCGCGCTGCGGACCTGGGCGCTCCGGATCGCCTGGAGCGCCGCCCGCCACGTGCGCGCCGAGGCGTGGCACCGACACCGCACGCGGCTGCGGACGCACGACGCCTCGGTCCTCCAGCAGACGCAGGGCGCCTCCGCGGCGCGCCACGAGGACCGCCGGCGGAAGCTCGAGCTGCTCCGCCGCGCGCTCAGCGACGAGGAGCAGTCGATGCTCGCGCTGCGCGTCGATCAGGAGCTCCCCTGGCCGGAGATCGCGCGCGTGCTCTCGCCCGATGGGCGCCCGCTCGACGTGGCAGTCCTGCAGAAGCGGTTCGAGCGCCTGCGCGCCCGCCTCGCACGCCTTGCCCGACGGGAGGGGCTCCTCGACTGA